In Kiritimatiellia bacterium, a single genomic region encodes these proteins:
- the aspS gene encoding aspartate--tRNA ligase, which translates to MMRTHTCGELRRQHAGQTVTLCGWADTVRDHGGLIFIDLRDRYGVTQVTFDPRDSQSAWDAAQSARGEYVLRVTGVVQPRPADMVNPRLATGEIEVRGTAIELLNRSQPPPFPLEEAKAVRVAEELRLTYRYLDLRRESMQRNLVLRHRITQAIRRYLDGKGFIEIETPILTKSTPEGARDYLVPSRVNPGCFYALPQSPQQYKQLCMVAGLDRYFQIARCFRDEDLRADRQPEFTQVDIEMSFITPEDIYALIDGLIADAMEAAGHPRPSLPLPRMTYSEAMNRYGSDKPDTRFQMLLTDLSDIFAGTQFKVFASVLAQGGVVKAINAKGLGAVSQGTIDNWTQVAKESGLGGLAYIRVQPDGSWKSPIVKFFSEAEQALLRDRLDMRPGDLVLFAADKPDIANIALGRIRLLAGAEAGAIPTGVFRFTWVTDFPLFERSAEGGITSVNHPFTAPHPDDAALIETDPLRARALAYDIILNGIELGGGSIRIHDSDLQARAFRALGLPEEKIRMMFGHMIDAFKYGAPPHGGIALGLDRFVMLMAGADSIRDVIAFPKTQKAVDLMMNAPDRVEARQLREVWIQLDLPEEESDSPRK; encoded by the coding sequence ATGATGCGAACGCATACCTGCGGAGAATTGCGCCGGCAACACGCGGGCCAGACGGTTACGTTGTGCGGCTGGGCCGATACAGTGCGGGACCACGGCGGTCTCATCTTCATCGATTTGCGCGACCGCTACGGGGTGACACAGGTTACGTTTGACCCGCGCGATTCCCAGTCGGCGTGGGATGCGGCGCAATCCGCACGAGGCGAGTACGTCCTGCGCGTGACCGGCGTTGTGCAGCCGCGGCCGGCGGACATGGTCAACCCAAGGCTGGCGACGGGGGAGATCGAAGTGCGAGGCACGGCCATCGAATTGCTGAACCGCAGCCAGCCGCCCCCCTTTCCGCTGGAGGAGGCGAAGGCCGTCAGGGTGGCGGAGGAATTGCGGCTGACGTATCGCTATCTGGATCTGCGGCGCGAGTCGATGCAGCGAAACCTGGTTCTGCGCCACCGGATCACGCAGGCCATCCGCCGATATTTGGACGGGAAAGGCTTCATCGAGATCGAAACACCGATTCTCACGAAGAGCACGCCCGAGGGCGCGCGCGACTATCTGGTGCCGAGCCGCGTGAATCCAGGCTGCTTCTATGCCCTGCCGCAATCGCCCCAGCAGTACAAGCAGTTATGCATGGTTGCTGGGCTGGACAGATACTTTCAGATCGCGCGGTGTTTTCGGGATGAGGACCTGCGCGCGGACCGCCAGCCGGAGTTTACGCAAGTCGACATTGAGATGTCATTCATCACTCCTGAGGACATCTACGCATTGATCGACGGGCTAATCGCCGATGCCATGGAGGCGGCCGGACACCCGCGCCCCTCGTTGCCCCTCCCGCGTATGACCTATTCGGAGGCGATGAACCGTTACGGCTCGGACAAGCCGGATACGCGGTTTCAGATGCTACTGACCGATCTGAGCGACATCTTCGCGGGCACGCAATTCAAGGTCTTCGCGTCGGTGCTCGCGCAGGGGGGTGTGGTCAAGGCCATCAACGCGAAGGGGCTTGGCGCGGTGTCGCAGGGGACGATCGACAACTGGACCCAGGTGGCAAAAGAGTCCGGGCTGGGCGGACTCGCCTACATCCGGGTTCAGCCGGACGGTTCCTGGAAATCGCCCATTGTCAAATTCTTCAGCGAAGCCGAACAGGCCTTGCTCCGAGATCGGCTGGATATGCGCCCCGGTGACCTTGTGCTCTTCGCAGCCGACAAGCCGGATATTGCGAATATCGCTCTGGGCCGCATCCGCCTGCTGGCCGGCGCGGAGGCGGGAGCGATACCCACCGGCGTGTTCCGGTTCACATGGGTGACCGACTTCCCGCTTTTTGAGCGGAGCGCGGAAGGGGGGATCACGTCGGTCAACCACCCGTTTACGGCACCTCACCCCGATGACGCGGCGCTGATCGAAACCGACCCGCTCCGTGCGCGCGCTCTTGCGTACGACATTATCCTCAACGGCATTGAACTTGGCGGGGGCAGCATCCGAATTCACGATTCGGATCTACAGGCGCGCGCATTCCGTGCCTTGGGTCTGCCTGAGGAAAAAATTCGCATGATGTTTGGCCACATGATCGATGCTTTCAAATACGGGGCTCCGCCGCACGGAGGCATTGCGCTCGGGCTTGACCGGTTCGTGATGTTGATGGCTGGGGCGGACAGCATCCGCGACGTGATTGCTTTCCCGAAGACCCAGAAGGCTGTCGACCTGATGATGAACGCGCCGGACCGGGTGGAAGCGCGACAACTGCGGGAAGTTTGGATTCAGCTTGACCTGCCGGAGGAAGAATCGGATTCCCCTCGGAAATAA
- a CDS encoding Ig-like domain-containing protein yields the protein MNIHSRAESLGWRIRLACLAVGPLWLWLNGSVLGASIDPAIIPYGVGEGNYGTNGVGQTVGVIPNPGVGDYRWGWQDPYPWGTPAGGWADIRGIPTNRVLFDEYKRFVWRAIEPSPGVYNFSVITQHLEQARLAGRRFAFRIQILSEYEGDIDNDGQADGLMGAPDYIEQQGLGRRMASTKPECNGIFVPYWNNTNFLARVEALYQALGAAFDGDPRLAYVDVGIYGHWGEWHMSGLGFTNLPIELNATPETRARLVDMAAAAFQKTRLLMIPDTDGDYPERSGTGFAYAMERYPRMGVRKDNLSHYWFEDEVGPWFPNINAAFSNRWKTTPLVVEFFGGEDTPAMMRAETQVIRYAVSQVALNSYNTHTQRIEIGKAAGFRFQLNRAAWPDSVEAGHRFVITSRWSNVGVAPAYEKWAPVWELYSGTSLVWSARSRLDFQQLLPTTVNGDFDVNTEETEANGKNVPVTILDELAVPASLPPGSYSLKVAVLLQGTNHYQRPLSLAIQGRDANGRYSLGTLSVSAPANPAPQIAWVSPSVSGRVSEVWSSTPSVATGNAAIAYVELLVDGAVRFSNATAPYTLSWTPSTAQLAVLVARVTDTAGRRGVTPPLAVDIGPLSNRSPNVSLNVLNSGPYEAPTSLVLSASVSDPDGDSISKVEFYRGNVLFATRTNAPYMVTNFPVTASIHSYLAKAFDSRGARGYGWKTVEVNNPPKGPYGGTAPVATNRIEFENYDVGGPGISWHDTTPNNEGGAYRIDSVDIQPTGDSGGGHHVGWVNNGEWLDYTIWVPESNEYGLRVRYASPTNFPNPRISLYVDGSLAISNVAIPANGRWNWDYENWQTWTSPVPAHLSRGTRVIRIFFEYGAGNYNWLSFAPVGPQRFADWISDLSVTGTAASAAADPDGDGWANLMEYALGGHPMSATNVPLIEWLFETNRWRLRYQPTPSRGVSLFVDASTNLFGGFAPAGTLTNSPPNTWHHYLDAASTNDQRFLRVRAQE from the coding sequence ATGAACATTCATTCACGGGCGGAAAGTCTTGGATGGCGGATTCGATTGGCTTGCTTGGCCGTCGGTCCGTTGTGGCTTTGGTTGAACGGGTCCGTGTTGGGCGCGTCAATTGATCCGGCAATCATTCCGTACGGAGTAGGCGAGGGGAATTACGGCACAAACGGCGTTGGCCAAACGGTCGGCGTTATTCCGAATCCGGGTGTCGGCGATTATCGCTGGGGATGGCAGGACCCTTATCCTTGGGGAACGCCCGCCGGCGGGTGGGCGGATATTCGAGGCATTCCTACCAATCGTGTCCTGTTTGACGAATATAAGCGGTTCGTCTGGCGCGCCATCGAACCTTCGCCCGGCGTGTACAATTTTTCGGTCATCACCCAACATTTGGAGCAGGCGCGTCTGGCCGGACGTCGTTTCGCCTTCCGCATTCAAATTCTTAGCGAATATGAGGGCGATATCGACAACGACGGCCAGGCGGACGGCTTGATGGGCGCGCCCGACTATATCGAACAGCAGGGCTTGGGACGACGGATGGCCTCGACTAAGCCCGAATGCAATGGAATTTTCGTCCCCTACTGGAACAACACTAATTTTCTTGCCCGCGTCGAGGCATTGTATCAGGCGCTGGGTGCCGCGTTCGATGGCGATCCGCGCCTCGCCTATGTCGATGTGGGGATTTACGGCCACTGGGGCGAATGGCATATGAGCGGGCTCGGCTTTACCAATTTGCCGATCGAGTTGAATGCAACGCCCGAAACCCGCGCCCGGCTCGTCGACATGGCCGCCGCCGCATTTCAAAAAACCCGCCTCCTCATGATCCCGGACACCGATGGCGATTACCCGGAGCGGAGCGGAACCGGATTCGCGTATGCCATGGAACGATACCCTCGCATGGGCGTCCGGAAGGACAACCTGAGCCACTATTGGTTTGAAGATGAGGTTGGCCCGTGGTTCCCGAACATCAATGCCGCGTTCAGCAACCGGTGGAAGACAACGCCTCTTGTCGTCGAATTCTTCGGCGGCGAAGACACGCCGGCGATGATGCGCGCCGAGACACAGGTGATCCGCTACGCGGTAAGCCAGGTCGCGCTAAATTCCTATAACACGCACACTCAGCGAATTGAGATCGGCAAGGCTGCTGGGTTCCGCTTCCAATTGAACCGAGCAGCTTGGCCGGACTCGGTCGAAGCTGGCCACCGTTTCGTCATCACGTCACGCTGGTCGAACGTCGGCGTCGCTCCGGCGTATGAAAAATGGGCGCCGGTCTGGGAACTGTACAGCGGCACGTCCCTGGTCTGGTCGGCGCGAAGCCGCCTGGATTTTCAGCAGCTCCTTCCGACGACCGTGAATGGGGATTTCGATGTGAATACGGAGGAGACCGAAGCCAACGGAAAGAACGTTCCGGTGACGATTCTCGATGAATTGGCGGTGCCCGCTTCGTTGCCTCCGGGATCGTACTCCCTGAAAGTCGCTGTTCTCCTACAGGGAACCAACCACTACCAGCGTCCGCTTTCCCTTGCGATCCAGGGACGCGACGCCAACGGCAGATATTCTCTGGGCACGCTTTCGGTTTCAGCGCCGGCAAATCCCGCACCGCAGATTGCGTGGGTTTCGCCCTCTGTCTCGGGGCGCGTCAGCGAAGTGTGGTCCTCAACTCCGTCCGTCGCCACGGGCAACGCGGCCATCGCGTATGTGGAGCTGCTGGTCGACGGCGCGGTCCGCTTCTCCAATGCCACGGCGCCCTACACTTTGTCATGGACGCCGTCCACCGCTCAGCTCGCCGTGCTGGTGGCGCGCGTTACGGACACCGCGGGGCGCCGTGGCGTGACTCCACCCCTCGCCGTCGATATCGGGCCGCTGTCGAATCGCTCGCCTAACGTTTCGCTGAATGTACTCAATTCAGGGCCCTACGAGGCGCCCACGAGCCTCGTTCTGAGTGCATCCGTCTCCGATCCGGATGGGGATTCGATTTCGAAGGTGGAGTTCTATCGCGGAAATGTCTTGTTCGCCACCCGCACGAATGCGCCCTATATGGTGACTAATTTCCCCGTGACGGCCAGTATCCACTCCTATCTGGCCAAGGCATTCGACAGTCGGGGCGCCCGCGGTTATGGGTGGAAGACGGTTGAAGTCAACAATCCCCCAAAGGGACCTTACGGCGGGACGGCGCCCGTTGCGACGAACCGCATTGAATTCGAAAATTATGACGTCGGCGGCCCCGGCATCAGTTGGCACGACACGACGCCGAACAATGAGGGCGGCGCGTATCGCATCGACAGTGTCGATATCCAGCCGACGGGCGACAGTGGCGGCGGTCACCACGTGGGATGGGTCAACAACGGCGAGTGGCTCGACTACACCATCTGGGTGCCCGAAAGCAACGAATATGGTCTGCGGGTCCGCTACGCCTCGCCAACAAACTTCCCGAACCCGCGAATCTCGCTGTATGTCGACGGTTCGCTTGCCATCAGCAACGTTGCGATTCCCGCAAACGGCCGCTGGAATTGGGACTACGAGAATTGGCAGACCTGGACCTCTCCCGTTCCCGCCCACCTTTCGCGCGGGACACGCGTGATCCGCATCTTTTTTGAATACGGGGCCGGCAACTACAACTGGTTGAGCTTTGCTCCGGTTGGACCGCAGCGCTTCGCCGATTGGATCTCGGACCTATCCGTAACCGGGACGGCGGCATCTGCCGCGGCTGATCCGGACGGCGACGGTTGGGCCAACCTGATGGAATACGCGTTGGGCGGCCATCCGATGTCAGCGACGAATGTGCCCTTGATTGAATGGTTGTTCGAGACCAACCGCTGGCGGCTCCGATACCAGCCGACGCCGTCCCGCGGCGTAAGCTTGTTTGTGGACGCCTCGACAAATCTGTTCGGCGGTTTTGCGCCCGCCGGCACCCTCACCAATTCGCCGCCCAACACGTGGCATCACTATCTCGACGCCGCTTCGACCAACGATCAGCGGTTCTTGCGCGTTCGCGCACAGGAGTAG
- a CDS encoding FAD-binding protein, which yields MKKNGAPWHELQIEGDLYVDLLQRLLYSTDASEFQEMPAAVACPKHSEDIRRLLEFARKHRLGLIPRGAGTSLAGQVVGSGIVVDLRRYMNGILSIDPAGRRARVQPGVIRYDLNTVLRPHGLFFAPETSTADRATIGGMVGNNSCGANSIVYGSTRDRLVRARGFLADGSEVEFGPLDPSEFSKKCEASSDSLEAQIYRHLRNVLGNPYLQHLIREHFPKPEVQRRNTGYALDSLLNSQVFDPSSDKPFNLCQLIAGSEGTLFIGTEFELALDPIPYSPALLCAHFSEISEALQAAGIVMRASPSAVELLDRHVLSAAAAAPDYGRNRFFIEGDPAAILAVEVRRSEPEESLAALRSLAVALKEKGLGYAHPIFNGADVERIWSIRRAGQALIMNTPGDVKPAEVIEDTAVAVEDLPAYFRDFDAIVRGKYGLDCVYYGHVGAGEIHARPYLNLRSEEGKRMFRALAADIAGLVKKYRGSLSGEHGDGRLRGEFLRLFFGDDVYELLRGIKRCFDPFGILNPGKIIDAPPMIVAHRHRSGERRPEFDTLFDFGSDGGLIRAAERCNGAGVCLRSHRSGGTMCPSFMATRNEPDSTRGRANTLRILLSAPPDPRRPFSSKDLLSVLDLCLSCKACKSECPTGVDMAKLKAEVLQQHYDETHTPFSAWIVANFASFARFGARQPAIWNAILRSKTLRGLCGFDTRRKLPPMPPASVLRQFDRLPSRPIRRHRTVAFFIDEFTRYQDPSPGLASIELLERLGYEVIRAPLAESGRAAISKGMLRRARNLVEKNLSAWAPFDSEGIPLLGAEPSALLTLRDEYPQLVRGEAQRAAARLSERVRLIDEFLAEELDLGRLDRTLFRPLQQTVHLHVHCHQKALSSPTVTFRLLRELAGADVRLIPAGCCGMAGSFGYERDHYNLSMQIGELVLFPYIRQVPESDRIAATGTSCRHQIRDGTGRIAVHPVELLLESLPASASPERL from the coding sequence GTGAAGAAAAATGGTGCGCCCTGGCATGAGTTGCAGATCGAGGGCGATCTCTACGTCGATCTGTTGCAGCGACTTCTGTACAGCACGGACGCCTCCGAATTTCAGGAAATGCCCGCTGCGGTGGCCTGCCCCAAACATTCGGAGGACATTCGACGGCTCCTCGAATTTGCTAGAAAACACCGCTTAGGATTGATCCCCCGAGGGGCGGGGACCTCTCTCGCGGGCCAGGTTGTGGGCTCCGGGATCGTCGTGGATCTCAGGCGATACATGAATGGTATCCTTTCGATCGATCCTGCGGGACGTCGCGCCCGTGTTCAACCCGGTGTCATCCGGTACGATTTAAACACTGTGCTCCGGCCGCACGGCCTCTTTTTCGCCCCTGAAACGTCAACCGCGGACCGCGCAACGATCGGCGGGATGGTCGGAAACAATTCGTGCGGCGCCAATTCGATCGTGTACGGCAGCACGCGAGATCGCCTCGTGCGCGCACGCGGATTCCTCGCGGATGGTTCCGAGGTGGAATTTGGGCCGTTGGACCCATCCGAATTTTCTAAAAAATGCGAAGCTTCCTCGGATTCGCTGGAGGCACAAATTTACAGACACCTTCGAAATGTGCTCGGAAACCCGTACCTGCAGCACCTGATTCGCGAGCATTTTCCCAAACCGGAAGTCCAGCGGCGGAATACCGGATATGCGCTCGACAGCCTGTTGAATTCACAGGTTTTCGACCCGTCATCGGACAAGCCATTCAATCTGTGCCAACTGATCGCCGGATCCGAGGGAACGCTGTTTATCGGAACAGAGTTCGAATTGGCCCTTGATCCAATCCCGTATTCGCCCGCCCTTCTCTGCGCCCATTTTTCAGAGATCAGCGAGGCCTTGCAGGCTGCGGGGATCGTCATGCGCGCCTCGCCCAGCGCTGTCGAGCTCTTGGACAGGCACGTCCTATCGGCCGCTGCCGCCGCGCCGGATTACGGTAGAAACCGCTTTTTCATCGAGGGCGATCCAGCTGCGATTCTCGCCGTTGAGGTGCGCCGAAGCGAACCGGAGGAATCGCTGGCCGCGCTGCGCTCCTTGGCGGTCGCCTTGAAGGAAAAAGGGCTCGGCTACGCGCATCCGATATTCAACGGCGCTGACGTGGAGCGAATCTGGTCGATCCGTCGCGCAGGTCAGGCTTTGATCATGAACACCCCCGGCGACGTGAAGCCCGCCGAGGTGATTGAGGATACGGCGGTTGCGGTGGAAGACCTCCCGGCCTATTTCAGGGACTTCGATGCGATCGTGCGAGGAAAATATGGCCTCGATTGCGTGTATTACGGGCATGTGGGCGCCGGCGAGATCCATGCACGTCCCTATCTAAATTTGCGCTCTGAAGAGGGAAAACGAATGTTTCGCGCACTCGCCGCCGACATCGCGGGGCTGGTGAAGAAATATCGCGGATCGCTCAGCGGCGAACACGGTGATGGGCGGCTGCGCGGCGAGTTTCTGCGCCTCTTTTTCGGAGATGACGTCTATGAACTCTTGCGCGGGATCAAGCGATGCTTCGACCCCTTCGGCATCCTGAATCCCGGCAAAATCATTGACGCACCGCCGATGATCGTAGCCCATCGCCACAGGTCCGGCGAGCGTCGTCCCGAATTCGACACCCTGTTCGATTTTGGCTCTGATGGCGGGCTGATTCGCGCCGCCGAGCGGTGCAATGGAGCAGGCGTGTGCCTCCGCAGTCACCGCTCCGGCGGCACGATGTGTCCAAGTTTTATGGCGACGCGCAACGAACCGGACTCCACGCGCGGGCGCGCGAATACCCTCCGCATCCTCCTTTCGGCGCCTCCCGATCCGCGCCGGCCTTTCTCTAGCAAAGATCTACTGAGCGTTCTCGACCTCTGCCTTTCCTGCAAGGCTTGCAAGTCGGAGTGCCCAACCGGAGTCGACATGGCCAAACTAAAAGCGGAGGTTCTTCAACAGCACTACGATGAGACGCATACCCCCTTTTCCGCCTGGATCGTAGCCAATTTCGCTTCCTTCGCACGGTTCGGCGCCCGCCAGCCCGCTATCTGGAATGCCATCCTCCGATCGAAAACGCTCCGAGGCCTGTGCGGCTTCGACACGCGCCGAAAACTCCCGCCGATGCCGCCCGCATCCGTCCTCCGGCAATTTGACCGACTTCCATCACGACCGATCCGCCGGCATCGCACGGTCGCCTTTTTTATCGACGAGTTCACTCGCTACCAGGATCCCTCCCCCGGACTCGCCTCGATCGAACTCCTCGAGCGTCTCGGCTACGAGGTAATTCGTGCGCCCCTGGCAGAGAGCGGCCGTGCAGCGATCTCAAAAGGGATGCTCCGGCGCGCGCGCAACCTGGTCGAAAAGAATCTCTCGGCGTGGGCGCCTTTTGATTCGGAAGGTATCCCGCTTCTCGGCGCCGAGCCGTCGGCGCTGCTGACGCTTCGCGATGAATACCCCCAATTGGTGCGCGGCGAGGCGCAGCGCGCGGCGGCTCGACTCTCAGAAAGGGTACGGCTGATCGATGAGTTTTTGGCGGAGGAGCTGGACCTCGGACGCCTCGATCGGACTCTTTTTCGACCGCTCCAGCAGACCGTGCACCTGCACGTCCATTGCCATCAAAAGGCGTTGAGTTCACCCACGGTGACGTTTCGACTTCTTCGGGAGCTGGCCGGCGCGGACGTTCGATTGATCCCCGCAGGCTGCTGCGGTATGGCCGGGTCGTTCGGATACGAACGAGATCACTACAATTTGTCCATGCAGATTGGCGAGCTGGTTCTGTTCCCCTACATTCGACAAGTTCCCGAATCGGACCGCATCGCTGCGACAGGCACGAGCTGCCGCCACCAAATCCGCGATGGCACGGGTCGGATCGCTGTCCATCCCGTGGAACTCCTCCTGGAATCGCTTCCGGCCTCGGCTTCACCCGAGCGCCTCTGA